From Coffea arabica cultivar ET-39 chromosome 9c, Coffea Arabica ET-39 HiFi, whole genome shotgun sequence, one genomic window encodes:
- the LOC113707789 gene encoding BAG family molecular chaperone regulator 2-like codes for MIKRKFNRARKSSGDNAGTTTTSSDVKEEEVEWEMRPGGMLVQKRSENCSDFAAMVPRFRVRVVFGAMRYEISISSQATFGELKKLLTADSGLQPGEQRLIYRGKERQNGDYLDRCGVKDHSKVILMESPEFRERKFIEMRRNAKIQAAHRLIDDVLMEVDKLAEQVCAIEKSITHGNKVPELQITTLIEMLMRQAVKLDIISAEGDACEKKSLQGKRVEKCVETLDVLKLSNARIKPVIVTTNWETFDPPQAIAKWELFD; via the exons aTGATAAAGAGAAAATTCAATCGGGCACGTAAATCATCAGGCGACAATGCCGGAACAACCACGACGTCATCGGATGTGAAAGAGGAGGAGGTAGAGTGGGAGATGAGACCAGGTGGGATGCTGGTGCAGAAAAGAAGTGAGAATTGTTCAGATTTTGCCGCCATGGTTCCACGTTTTCGCGTTAGAGTGGTTTTTGGCGCAATGCGCTATGAGATCTCTATCAGCTCTCAAGCAACATTTG GAGAATTGAAGAAGCTCCTTACAGCAGACAGTGGGTTACAACCTGGCGAACAAAGGCTAATATACAGAGGAAAGGAGAGACAAAATGGAGACTATTTGGACAGGTGCGGAGTCAAAGACCACTCAAAAGTCATACTAATGGAGAGTCCAGAATTTAGAGAGAGGAAGTTCATTGAGATGCGTAGGAATGCGAAGATCCAGGCCGCTCATCGCTTGATTGATGACGTACTCATGGAGGTTGATAAGCTGGCGGAACAG GTTTGTGCAATAGAAAAATCAATTACACATGGGAATAAGGTACCAGAATTACAGATCACTACACTTATTGAGATGTTAATGAGACAAGCTGTCAAGCTTGATATTATTTCTGCAGAAGGAGATGCATGTGAGAAGAAATCTCTGCAG GGAAAGAGAGTGGAGAAGTGTGTTGAAACACTGGATGTGCTGAAGCTCTCAAATGCAAGGATAAAACCAGTTATCGTAACAACCAATTGGGAGACATTTGATCCTCCTCAAGCAATAGCCAAATGGGAACTATTTGATTGA